One part of the Vogesella sp. LIG4 genome encodes these proteins:
- a CDS encoding ATP-dependent Clp protease proteolytic subunit codes for MSRLPLRNQPRQNDDDDDDEDSVPLFRRYEAQGTVRQISFYLSGEIGAPIYYTDLLYTLRSASNTDVIFLHLNTPGGNFDTGLQIINNIAASPAHVITILEARAYSMGALLFLAGDELILHDTCQLMFHNYSSALIGKGNEQQAQVLASSKWFEKVMRHVCRPFLADVELERIFKGEDIWMDSDEIRRRLHRIQKGEPSTRPAKDRSKAKVEAGLEKKNRRNPG; via the coding sequence ATGTCCCGCCTGCCACTACGCAACCAGCCGCGCCAGAACGACGATGATGACGATGATGAAGACAGCGTGCCGCTGTTCCGCCGCTACGAGGCACAGGGCACGGTACGGCAGATTTCCTTCTACCTGAGCGGGGAAATCGGTGCGCCCATCTACTACACCGACCTGCTGTACACCCTGCGCAGCGCCAGCAATACCGACGTGATCTTCCTGCACCTGAACACGCCGGGCGGCAATTTCGATACCGGGCTGCAGATCATCAACAATATCGCCGCCAGCCCGGCGCACGTAATCACCATCCTGGAAGCGCGTGCCTACTCCATGGGCGCGCTGCTGTTCCTGGCCGGCGACGAGCTGATCCTGCACGACACCTGCCAGCTGATGTTCCACAACTATTCATCGGCGCTGATCGGCAAGGGCAACGAGCAGCAGGCACAGGTACTGGCCAGCAGCAAATGGTTCGAGAAGGTGATGCGCCACGTGTGCCGCCCTTTCCTGGCCGACGTGGAGCTGGAGCGCATCTTCAAGGGAGAGGATATCTGGATGGACAGCGACGAGATTCGCCGCCGCCTGCACCGCATCCAGAAAGGCGAGCCCAGCACGCGGCCGGCCAAGGACAGGAGCAAGGCCAAGGTGGAGGCCGGCCTGGAAAAGAAAAACCGCCGTAATCCGGGCTAA
- a CDS encoding YSC84-related protein: MTTTKPSTEASAGGLASQRQEIDAGYNATLERLYRNAHGSQELVGKAKGVLIFPTVLAAGFVVGAEYGKGALRVGGQPAGYYQTVSGSLGWQLGAQSKAVIFLFMTQDALNKFRSGNGWTAGVDASVALAKVGANGDIDLNTAQQPVIGFVMTNAGLMANLTLEGTKVSKLDM, translated from the coding sequence ATGACCACAACCAAACCAAGCACCGAGGCCAGCGCCGGCGGCCTCGCCAGCCAGCGCCAGGAAATCGATGCCGGCTACAATGCCACGCTGGAACGCCTGTACCGCAATGCCCACGGCTCGCAGGAGCTGGTCGGCAAGGCCAAGGGTGTACTGATCTTCCCGACGGTGCTGGCCGCCGGCTTCGTGGTGGGCGCCGAGTACGGCAAGGGTGCGCTGCGCGTGGGCGGCCAGCCTGCTGGCTACTACCAGACCGTCAGCGGCTCGCTCGGCTGGCAGCTGGGCGCCCAGTCCAAGGCGGTGATCTTCCTGTTCATGACGCAGGATGCGCTGAACAAATTCCGTAGCGGCAATGGCTGGACCGCCGGCGTGGATGCCTCGGTGGCACTGGCCAAAGTCGGCGCCAACGGCGATATCGACCTGAATACCGCACAGCAACCGGTAATCGGTTTCGTGATGACCAATGCCGGCCTGATGGCCAACCTGACGCTGGAAGGCACCAAGGTCAGCAAGCTGGACATGTAA
- a CDS encoding DUF3857 domain-containing protein, whose protein sequence is MKYLFAAVVLGSASLASQAALRSPAEAPAAIEHSESCRWDLRSGSDCRVEQSITILREAGRDKNGTQTLWYEPDDKLEVREAYTLQPDGRRINVATRDQQRGNAADDNGFNNYQFLKLAFPEVKVGSKLVLHLRRFSPVIKPFGLLAKRFVFDDDDLRYDRMSYEVSAGQQLFWRVNDPQQKLDAQADQNGRHLRIQLRAPLYLGITEAGDRLKLRNPLQFDVSTVADAREAERPAAQAIARLLAAPLPPLAQQAVRAASGQPWQQQVAQLLEDVNDRIRYMGDWRVSENGVIPFPLADIERRGFGDCKDMALTLTAMLRAVGLDASVAFVRSDWDNRPPLLVTWGYFNHAIVRLKVEGVSYWLDPTSKVNALGSTSILLQDRVAFVLGAEGAVQPETIPANPPPARFEEQVQDFTSLDGKRWRMSGSNVLHGQTVRELFEDELASNRSDADSSLVRDYFLFENMNLRSLKVERGTAQRLVSSPYTVTALATVGNVTRPLGPYRLADLRLLRPRIENLRDYYAQDGVSDYFLEVGGYSGVTRLHGVKPLLQAASCKVQSRWLDYAIAPVAVVDGIGLRYELQRKVNWVSGDELHSEDFRQMLDQLEECDAQAQLLLYR, encoded by the coding sequence ATGAAATATCTGTTTGCCGCCGTGGTGCTCGGCAGTGCCAGCCTGGCCAGCCAGGCCGCGCTGCGTTCGCCGGCGGAGGCACCCGCCGCCATCGAGCACAGCGAAAGCTGCCGCTGGGATCTGCGCAGCGGCAGCGACTGCCGGGTGGAGCAAAGCATCACCATTCTGCGCGAGGCCGGGCGCGACAAGAACGGCACGCAAACCCTGTGGTACGAACCGGACGACAAGCTGGAGGTGCGCGAGGCCTACACCCTGCAGCCGGATGGCCGGCGCATCAACGTGGCCACGCGCGATCAGCAGCGCGGCAATGCCGCCGATGACAACGGTTTCAACAACTACCAGTTCCTGAAGCTGGCATTCCCGGAGGTGAAGGTAGGCAGCAAGCTGGTGCTGCACCTGCGCCGCTTCTCGCCGGTGATCAAGCCGTTCGGCCTGCTGGCCAAGCGCTTCGTGTTCGATGACGACGATCTGCGCTACGACCGCATGAGTTACGAAGTCAGCGCCGGCCAGCAGCTGTTCTGGCGCGTGAACGACCCGCAGCAGAAACTGGATGCGCAGGCGGACCAGAATGGCCGCCACCTGCGCATCCAGCTGCGTGCGCCGCTGTACCTGGGCATTACCGAAGCGGGCGACCGCCTCAAGCTGCGCAACCCGCTGCAGTTCGATGTCAGCACCGTGGCCGATGCCCGCGAGGCGGAACGCCCGGCGGCGCAGGCCATAGCCCGACTGTTGGCCGCACCGCTGCCGCCGCTGGCGCAGCAGGCGGTACGGGCGGCCAGCGGCCAGCCGTGGCAACAACAGGTGGCGCAGCTGCTGGAGGACGTCAACGACCGCATCCGCTACATGGGTGACTGGCGGGTATCGGAAAACGGGGTGATCCCGTTCCCGCTGGCCGATATCGAGCGGCGCGGCTTTGGCGACTGCAAGGACATGGCGCTGACCCTGACCGCCATGCTGCGGGCGGTGGGGCTGGATGCCAGCGTGGCCTTCGTGCGCAGCGACTGGGACAACCGCCCGCCGCTGCTGGTGACCTGGGGCTATTTCAACCATGCCATCGTGCGGCTGAAGGTGGAGGGCGTCAGCTACTGGCTGGACCCGACCAGCAAGGTCAATGCGCTGGGCAGCACGTCCATCCTGCTGCAGGATCGCGTGGCCTTCGTGCTGGGGGCGGAGGGAGCCGTGCAGCCGGAGACGATTCCAGCCAACCCGCCGCCGGCGCGTTTCGAGGAGCAGGTGCAGGATTTCACCTCGCTGGATGGCAAGCGCTGGCGCATGAGCGGCAGCAATGTGCTGCATGGCCAGACGGTGCGCGAGCTGTTCGAGGACGAGCTGGCCAGCAATCGCAGCGATGCCGATTCCTCGCTGGTGCGTGATTATTTCCTGTTCGAGAACATGAACCTGCGCTCGCTGAAAGTGGAGCGCGGCACGGCGCAGCGGCTGGTGAGCAGCCCCTACACCGTCACCGCGCTGGCCACGGTGGGCAATGTCACCCGCCCGCTGGGGCCGTACCGCCTGGCCGACCTGCGCCTGCTGCGGCCGCGCATCGAGAACCTGCGCGACTACTACGCGCAGGATGGCGTCAGCGATTACTTTCTGGAAGTGGGCGGCTACAGTGGTGTTACCCGCCTGCACGGGGTGAAGCCGCTGCTGCAGGCCGCCAGCTGCAAGGTGCAGTCGCGCTGGCTGGATTACGCCATCGCACCGGTGGCGGTGGTGGACGGCATCGGCCTGCGCTATGAGTTGCAGCGCAAGGTCAACTGGGTCAGCGGCGACGAGTTGCACAGCGAAGACTTCCGGCAGATGCTGGATCAGCTGGAGGAGTGCGATGCCCAGGCACAGCTGCTGCTGTACCGCTGA
- a CDS encoding CHAD domain-containing protein translates to MKTVSTRRLLRHRLQQLLLDIRDTMPRLSEAEDAEALHQLRIALRQLRSLLQALAALPNGKPLRIVQGQLGEFTQRSNSWRDREVRLQQLETLAAQYDTRTFAAWRRREAQQLQAGRCQLQQQASELEQLLEASWQHCQPVLSNGSERLRRGLRSALQRTRRRYRTARVAWRQQAGDEQAEHRVRLLAKRLRYQVEVCADVVGKRWLRRAERAKQCQQQLGDARDRVLLLRSLREDAVPLPAALRRLLGL, encoded by the coding sequence ATGAAGACAGTCTCGACCCGCCGTTTGCTGCGGCATCGCCTGCAGCAGCTGCTGCTGGACATCCGTGACACCATGCCGCGACTGAGCGAGGCAGAGGATGCGGAGGCGCTGCATCAGCTGCGCATCGCCCTGCGCCAACTGCGCAGCCTGCTGCAGGCCCTGGCAGCCTTGCCCAATGGCAAGCCGTTGCGGATTGTGCAGGGCCAGCTGGGCGAGTTTACCCAGCGCAGCAACTCGTGGCGGGACCGGGAAGTACGGCTGCAGCAGCTGGAAACGTTGGCCGCACAGTACGATACCCGGACCTTTGCCGCCTGGCGGCGGCGGGAGGCGCAGCAGCTGCAGGCAGGCAGGTGCCAGCTGCAGCAGCAGGCGAGCGAGCTGGAACAATTGCTGGAGGCCAGCTGGCAGCATTGCCAGCCGGTGCTGAGCAATGGCAGCGAACGCCTGCGCCGGGGCTTGCGGTCGGCGCTGCAGCGCACCCGTCGGCGCTACCGCACGGCGCGGGTAGCCTGGCGGCAGCAGGCTGGCGACGAGCAGGCCGAGCATCGCGTGCGACTGTTGGCCAAGCGCCTGCGCTACCAGGTGGAAGTGTGTGCCGATGTGGTGGGCAAGCGCTGGTTGCGCCGGGCCGAACGTGCCAAGCAGTGTCAGCAGCAGCTGGGCGATGCTCGCGACCGGGTGCTGCTGCTGCGCAGCCTGCGCGAGGATGCGGTGCCGCTGCCGGCGGCGTTGCGCCGCTTGCTGGGGCTGTAG
- a CDS encoding DUF2127 domain-containing protein, producing MQTRQAIRAVAAFEAFKGFLALAGASGLLLLLHKDLHDIAVRMVEHAHLNPAAHYPSIFITAAEHLQNGKLMLIALGAAAYSTLRFVEAYGLYREATWAELLAAASGTIYVPFEIAEIIHRVSWLSVGSLLLNLAVVALMLAALWQRRQARHNSRPHH from the coding sequence ATGCAGACACGCCAGGCCATCCGCGCCGTTGCCGCCTTCGAGGCATTCAAGGGTTTTCTGGCGCTGGCTGGCGCCTCCGGCCTGCTGCTGCTGCTGCACAAGGACCTGCACGATATCGCCGTGCGCATGGTGGAGCACGCACACCTGAACCCGGCGGCGCACTATCCCAGCATTTTCATCACCGCGGCGGAGCACCTGCAGAACGGCAAGCTGATGCTGATCGCACTGGGCGCCGCCGCCTACTCCACGCTGCGCTTTGTCGAAGCCTACGGCCTGTACCGCGAAGCCACCTGGGCCGAGCTGCTGGCTGCGGCCAGCGGTACCATCTACGTGCCGTTCGAAATCGCCGAGATCATTCACCGTGTCAGCTGGCTGAGCGTGGGCTCGCTGCTGCTCAACCTGGCGGTGGTGGCGCTGATGCTGGCGGCACTGTGGCAACGGCGCCAGGCCCGCCACAACAGCCGCCCGCACCACTAG